The Deinococcus multiflagellatus genome includes a window with the following:
- a CDS encoding CHAD domain-containing protein, with product MNRFEKTVKTLDQLWPDLQQGDPKAIHEARKLTRKVQAQLRIASAPKRTKRAWRDLRRAVAPVRDRDAVGQHLLQALRELEVPPQALSDFEQAWAERRARTQAEVALPDLPPAVKRPKSWKARVKETLCSDAHELLREAEQVFQSPSTDPWHEWRKHLKRYRYTAELMGDAPEALLAVLEQLGRLQDAQVAQTILTEEDWVPQYREALLRREAEAQHHAQARVRDLWPALKAYLEQQEKSCDE from the coding sequence ATGAACCGCTTTGAAAAGACCGTCAAGACCCTGGACCAGCTCTGGCCTGACCTGCAGCAGGGCGACCCCAAAGCCATTCACGAAGCGCGCAAGCTGACGCGAAAGGTGCAGGCGCAACTGCGCATTGCCAGCGCCCCCAAGCGAACCAAGCGGGCGTGGCGTGACCTGCGCCGGGCCGTGGCCCCCGTGCGAGACCGGGACGCCGTGGGTCAGCACCTCTTGCAGGCGTTGAGGGAACTGGAGGTTCCGCCCCAGGCCCTGAGCGACTTTGAGCAGGCCTGGGCCGAGCGCCGGGCCCGCACCCAGGCCGAGGTCGCCCTGCCCGACCTGCCCCCGGCCGTCAAACGCCCCAAATCGTGGAAGGCGAGGGTGAAAGAAACCCTGTGCAGCGACGCCCACGAACTGCTGCGCGAGGCCGAGCAGGTGTTCCAGAGCCCCAGCACAGACCCCTGGCACGAGTGGCGCAAACACCTGAAACGTTACCGCTACACCGCCGAACTGATGGGCGACGCGCCGGAGGCCCTGCTGGCCGTGCTGGAGCAGCTGGGCCGCCTGCAAGACGCCCAGGTGGCCCAGACGATCCTGACGGAAGAAGACTGGGTGCCCCAGTACCGCGAGGCCCTGCTGCGCCGTGAAGCGGAAGCCCAGCACCACGCCCAGGCCCGCGTGCGTGACCTCTGGCCTGCGCTGAAAGCGTATCTGGAACAGCAAGAGAAAAGCTGCGACGAGTAA